Proteins from one Mycolicibacter virginiensis genomic window:
- the rpmD gene encoding 50S ribosomal protein L30: MANLKITQVRGTIGARWKQRESLRTLGLRKIRQSVVREDNPQTRGLIRVVHHLVQVEEAE, encoded by the coding sequence ATGGCTAACCTGAAGATCACCCAGGTCCGCGGCACCATCGGTGCACGCTGGAAGCAGCGCGAGAGCCTGCGCACCCTGGGCCTGCGCAAGATCCGCCAGTCGGTGGTGCGTGAGGACAACCCGCAGACCCGTGGGCTGATCCGGGTTGTTCACCACCTCGTGCAAGTGGAGGAAGCAGAATGA
- the rplO gene encoding 50S ribosomal protein L15 — protein MTIKLHDLRPAPGSNTKKTRVGRGEGSKGKTAGRGTKGTKARKNVPVRFEGGQMPIHMRLPKLKGFRNRFRTEYEVVNVGDINRLFPEGGTIGLDELVAKGAVRKNTLVKVLGDGKLTVKVDVTAHKFSGSARDKITAAGGSATEL, from the coding sequence ATGACCATCAAGCTGCACGACCTGCGCCCTGCGCCCGGGTCGAACACCAAGAAGACCCGCGTCGGCCGCGGTGAGGGTTCCAAGGGTAAGACCGCGGGTCGCGGCACCAAGGGCACCAAGGCACGGAAGAACGTGCCGGTCCGGTTCGAGGGTGGGCAGATGCCCATTCACATGCGGCTGCCCAAGCTGAAGGGCTTCCGTAACCGGTTCCGTACCGAGTACGAGGTCGTCAACGTCGGTGACATCAACCGGTTGTTCCCGGAGGGGGGCACCATCGGTCTCGACGAACTGGTCGCCAAGGGCGCCGTCCGGAAGAACACCCTGGTCAAGGTGCTCGGCGACGGCAAGTTGACGGTCAAGGTCGACGTCACCGCCCACAAGTTCAGCGGCAGTGCCCGAGACAAGATCACCGCAGCCGGGGGCTCCGCCACCGAGCTGTAG
- a CDS encoding DUF732 domain-containing protein, which produces MKRLLLLAGLSAMVVLAAPANATPSGVDGQFLATLSGAGLSHRAGDQATVSAGRAVCQLMDAGLSPMDTVVAVQATNPGFTIQTAGQFAAISTAHYCPQYM; this is translated from the coding sequence ATGAAACGGTTACTGCTGCTGGCAGGCTTGAGCGCGATGGTCGTCCTGGCCGCCCCCGCCAACGCCACGCCGTCCGGCGTCGATGGGCAGTTTCTGGCCACTCTCTCGGGCGCCGGGCTGAGCCACCGCGCCGGCGACCAGGCAACCGTGTCGGCAGGCCGTGCGGTGTGCCAGCTGATGGACGCTGGACTGTCCCCGATGGACACCGTCGTCGCGGTGCAGGCCACCAACCCGGGATTCACCATCCAGACCGCCGGCCAGTTCGCCGCGATCTCGACGGCGCACTACTGCCCCCAGTACATGTAG
- the sppA gene encoding signal peptide peptidase SppA, with product MFSLLTGVPGLDDLRGVARRIDTARHHGVPNGVILELDLQELPHETGAFDPLALIRSGGRPPVLRDVVAAIHRAADDPRVAGLIARVQLSSAAAGPVQELRAAIAEFSAVKPSLAWAETYPGTLSYYLASAFGEVWMQPSGTVGLIGFATNATFLRSALGKAGIQAQFVARGEYKSAANLFTQDSYTDAHREADTALVESLHAQVRAAVAESRNLDAATVDALSDKAPLLRDDAVAAGLIDRIGFRDEAYNRIAALSGAEDTTGADDDGAPPRLYLGRYAHATAGGSGPTLPGRKPKPAIAVVTVSGAIVSGSGGPQLSPLGNRNVGGDTIAAALREAAADEEVAAIVLRVDSPGGSVTGSETIWRAVQQARAAGKPVVASMGAVAASGGYYISAGTDTIVANPATITGSIGVVTGKLVARELKERLGVGTDSVRTGANADAWSINAPFTAEQQGQVETEADLFYNDFVARVAQGRNLSTDAVDAVARGRVWTGADAAERGLVDELGGLRTAVRRAKVLAGLEADAQVRTVSYPGSSLWEFVRPRQSSQPAAALSDAVGSLLVRSLAGLVDQVERSVNGAHVLWLGESRW from the coding sequence ATGTTCTCCCTGTTGACCGGCGTGCCCGGCCTGGACGACCTGCGCGGCGTCGCGCGCCGCATCGACACCGCCCGGCACCACGGCGTGCCCAACGGCGTCATCCTCGAACTCGACCTGCAGGAGCTGCCCCACGAGACCGGGGCCTTCGACCCGCTGGCCCTGATCCGATCCGGTGGTCGGCCGCCGGTGCTGCGTGATGTGGTGGCCGCGATCCACCGTGCCGCCGACGACCCCCGCGTCGCCGGATTGATTGCCCGTGTGCAGCTTTCGTCGGCGGCCGCCGGGCCGGTGCAAGAGCTGCGGGCGGCGATCGCCGAGTTCTCCGCCGTCAAACCATCGCTGGCGTGGGCCGAAACCTACCCGGGCACGCTGTCTTACTACCTGGCTTCGGCGTTCGGCGAGGTCTGGATGCAGCCGTCGGGGACGGTCGGGCTGATCGGTTTCGCCACCAACGCGACCTTCCTGCGCAGTGCGTTGGGCAAGGCCGGCATTCAGGCGCAGTTCGTCGCCCGCGGCGAATACAAGTCGGCGGCCAACCTGTTCACCCAGGACTCCTACACCGACGCGCACCGCGAGGCCGACACCGCGTTGGTGGAGAGCCTGCACGCCCAGGTGCGCGCGGCCGTCGCCGAATCCCGGAATCTGGACGCCGCCACGGTCGATGCCCTGTCCGACAAAGCACCGCTGCTGCGTGACGATGCGGTGGCCGCGGGCCTGATCGACCGGATCGGATTCCGCGACGAGGCCTACAACCGGATCGCCGCATTGTCCGGAGCCGAGGACACCACCGGCGCCGACGACGACGGCGCACCACCGCGGCTGTACCTGGGGCGCTATGCCCACGCCACGGCCGGCGGGTCGGGACCAACCCTGCCGGGTCGCAAGCCTAAGCCGGCGATCGCGGTGGTGACGGTGTCCGGGGCGATCGTCAGTGGCTCGGGCGGGCCGCAATTGTCGCCGCTGGGCAACCGCAATGTCGGTGGCGACACGATCGCCGCCGCGCTGCGCGAGGCCGCGGCCGACGAGGAGGTCGCCGCAATCGTGCTGCGGGTGGACAGCCCGGGCGGTTCGGTCACCGGGTCCGAAACCATCTGGCGAGCGGTGCAGCAGGCCCGCGCGGCGGGCAAGCCGGTGGTGGCCTCGATGGGCGCGGTCGCGGCCTCCGGCGGGTACTACATCTCCGCGGGCACCGACACCATCGTGGCCAACCCCGCCACCATCACCGGTTCCATCGGGGTGGTGACCGGCAAGCTGGTCGCTCGCGAGCTCAAGGAACGCCTCGGCGTGGGGACCGACTCGGTGCGCACCGGCGCCAACGCCGACGCCTGGTCGATCAACGCCCCGTTCACCGCCGAGCAGCAAGGACAGGTCGAGACCGAAGCCGATCTGTTCTACAACGACTTCGTGGCGCGGGTGGCGCAAGGCCGCAACCTGTCCACCGATGCGGTGGACGCGGTGGCGCGCGGGCGGGTGTGGACCGGTGCCGACGCGGCCGAACGCGGGCTGGTCGACGAGCTGGGCGGCCTGCGCACGGCGGTACGCCGCGCCAAGGTGCTGGCCGGGCTCGAAGCGGACGCGCAGGTCCGCACCGTGTCCTACCCCGGCTCGTCGTTGTGGGAGTTCGTCCGGCCGCGCCAATCGTCGCAGCCGGCGGCAGCGCTGTCCGATGCGGTCGGCAGCCTGCTGGTGCGGTCGCTGGCCGGGCTCGTCGACCAGGTCGAACGCTCGGTCAACGGTGCGCACGTGCTGTGGCTGGGGGAGTCGCGCTGGTAA
- a CDS encoding PGRS repeat-containing protein, whose translation MGAGSTIVAFLAFGMTPLAAPPPAAADVGFDDILDWLGWDGDLHGGISSGDGFSWPADASAWAEQFQTDLWLPLHAQLEDWIASPFGSQVNDVINELLKPFTLPGFCGIICDGADGTAENPDGQGGGLFFGDGGAGWTSTEAGVAGGNGGVAGGLGNGGDGGAGGLGADGGMGGAGGEWMGNGGRGGDGGAAAVVDGVLLAAGDGGAGGGAGHVQDFFGIGAAGNGGDGGNGGAGFNGAAGANSSGAGVNGGNGGAGTAGGKGGAGGAGSLWLGDGGRGGNGGTGGNGGAGGAGFGGPAGSFANGGDGNGGNGSSGGNGGDAARGGQAGAGGTGAYLFGSSGDAGTAGPDGHAGLGGNGGKGGDGIAGVAGTPTDPDGTAGGNGGRGGNGGLGGLELDGITHAADGNGGAGGIGGNGGAGYDAASDSGAAPGLSGGRGGAGGDGGAGGTGASGGAGGNAGDGGRGGDATGGLAGTAGANPGDAGTAGKAGGNGGAGGAGGHGGNGGAATLSTGTAGVNGNGGDGGAGGDAAAGGVGGDGAAGSATNRDGGNGGAAGDAGIAGGGGTGGAAGTGGAAGTGVAGSNGADGSNPAPDATHGGKGGEGFTSTTPGVAGGAGGAGGSGGTRGTGGAGGAGGDGGEDAAGGRGGAGGAGGTITGDGGAGGNGGAGQGSGNGGDGGAGGHAGATGNGGQGGTGGDGTGIAGSTGGYGGDGGDGGTQRGDGGAAGNGGADGGSGGNGGDAVGSGNGGNGGDGTAGATGADGATAMLPGGAGGDGVAGQTGGTGGIGGDGSGAGNHGGKGGVGGAGGNGGKGGDGADGAAGTFANGGTGSGGNGGAAGSGAAGGAGGAGGAGGQGLNGATAGLAGGGGAGGNGGDAGVAADGGDGADGTAAHHDGGNGGSGGATGGAGAAGTGGSGSTPGDDGHAGAGPSGPQGNGGNAGNGYDAASDPAAPAGTSGGNGGTGGTATALGTGGLGGNGGDGATGARGVDGALAGADGTTGGAGGNGGNAGSGGAGGAGNGADGVAGHGGAGGRGGDGADGAAGVASTQAGVVGGAGQAGGAGGDGGAGGAGGLTAGGAASGFDGGQGAGGDGGDGGVGGRGFDGVTGGVGTAGDDGVNGTATQASTAGIAGGDGVAGGSGSAGGVGGAGGAAGHGSTDGLQGLGGVGGAGGNGGTGGTGGSGGKGGDGYDAASDLGAAAGTRGGDGAVGGAGGAGGAGGAAGAGGAGGVGRGGQAAAGADGSVGNQAGGGVGGSGGSGGDGSVGARGADGVTAGAAGSTGGTGGGGGNAAVGGLGGLGAGGVRAASGADGVAGHGGAGGRGGDGADGATGTASTQFFVPGGVGQDGGAGGDGGAGGLGGLTAGGTASGFDGAQGAGGDGGDGGVGGRGFHGTAGVVGAYGGDGANGTATQASTAGVEGGVGGTGGTGTQGGAGGNGGAAGHGSTDGLQGLGGIGGTGGDGGTGGVGGNGGNGGDGYNAAADPTAAPGTNGGDGAAGGAGGNGGAGGAGGAGGAGGIGRTGQAASGGQGAAGGQGGAGSGGDGGKGGDGAAGGIGQTGANGGTGTVGTSGTPNGSTGETGHTGGQGLTGGKGGSGGQGGAAGSGSTTGSVGLGGKGGNGGTGGTGGTGGNGGTGGDGYDQTGTTGLSGGNGGAGGVGGTGGAGGSGGQAGLGGLDGAGANQAASGIVGGTGLQGAGGNGGQGGAGGDGATGTTGGNGNAGGTGIAGTAGTPNGGTGGTGGNGVDGGTGGNGGTGGQGGAAGVGSTSGSVGAGGKGGDAGDGGAGGDGGVGGTGGAGYTSPTANGTDGGNGGTGGSGGNAGHGGAAGTAGSGGLNGAGVSPAASGAGGTTGSDGHAGAGGDGGVGGNGAQGTASGSVNTTAGTGGKGGTGGNGGQGGLETDNATRAQQGDGGDGGNGGKGGAGKDGADGTNIVVTATPPQTGGTAGAGGVGGTGGDGFNAGNGGQGGVGGTGGTGGDGADALASLLGPQVGGTGGVGGVGGVGGVAGTANGGAAGSNGDGGNGGVGGDGGKGGSVLLGVIGAGAQGGTGGNGGVAGVGGGSGAGQGAAGVSGAGGDGGHGGDSAITIVGASGGLGGTGGTGGAAANQADSVAGQGGAGGHGGDGLAGTIGGGKGGTGGNGGVASNAAGSIGGQGGTGGTGGTNLAGLAVGSAGGTGGTGGAAGSGVNSVGGQGGTGGTGGSNVAGALSGGAGGSGGTGGAGGSGIGSIGGAGGTGGTGGDNLLGVAPGSTGGSGGTGGASGTAAGSTGGAGGTGGAGGGNALSVLGGDGGSGGKGGAGSAPGTIGGDGGDGGAAGGDFIGVLTGSGGTGGTGGNGNGAPGGTGGDGGSAGGTAGQPGSAPSGSTGGAGGAGAPGHIVGG comes from the coding sequence GTGGGCGCCGGCAGCACGATCGTCGCCTTCCTGGCGTTCGGGATGACGCCGTTAGCTGCGCCGCCGCCCGCCGCCGCAGACGTCGGATTCGACGACATCCTGGACTGGCTCGGCTGGGATGGCGACCTCCACGGTGGGATCTCGAGCGGGGACGGCTTCAGCTGGCCGGCTGACGCGAGCGCCTGGGCTGAGCAATTCCAGACGGACCTGTGGCTGCCGCTGCACGCCCAGCTCGAGGACTGGATCGCCAGCCCCTTCGGCTCCCAGGTCAACGACGTGATCAACGAGCTGCTCAAACCCTTCACCCTGCCGGGCTTCTGCGGCATCATCTGCGACGGCGCTGACGGGACCGCGGAGAATCCCGACGGCCAAGGCGGGGGCCTGTTCTTCGGTGACGGCGGCGCGGGTTGGACCAGCACCGAGGCCGGAGTCGCGGGCGGTAATGGCGGTGTCGCCGGCGGCCTGGGCAACGGCGGTGACGGTGGTGCGGGCGGACTTGGCGCCGACGGCGGCATGGGCGGCGCCGGTGGGGAATGGATGGGCAACGGCGGCCGCGGTGGCGATGGTGGTGCCGCCGCCGTCGTTGACGGCGTCCTGCTGGCAGCCGGCGATGGTGGCGCGGGCGGTGGCGCCGGCCATGTCCAGGACTTCTTCGGGATCGGCGCGGCCGGCAATGGCGGCGACGGCGGCAACGGCGGAGCGGGCTTCAACGGTGCCGCGGGCGCCAATTCCAGTGGCGCCGGGGTCAACGGGGGCAATGGTGGCGCGGGCACCGCCGGGGGCAAGGGCGGTGCCGGTGGCGCCGGTTCGCTCTGGCTCGGGGATGGCGGCCGCGGCGGCAATGGCGGAACGGGCGGCAACGGCGGCGCGGGCGGTGCCGGGTTCGGCGGGCCGGCGGGGTCGTTCGCCAACGGCGGCGACGGCAACGGCGGCAACGGATCCAGCGGTGGCAACGGCGGCGACGCGGCCCGCGGCGGCCAAGCCGGCGCCGGGGGCACGGGCGCATACCTGTTCGGCAGTTCGGGCGATGCGGGCACGGCGGGCCCGGACGGCCACGCTGGTCTCGGCGGGAACGGCGGCAAAGGCGGCGACGGCATCGCTGGTGTCGCCGGAACCCCCACTGACCCCGACGGGACGGCCGGCGGCAACGGTGGTCGCGGCGGAAACGGTGGGCTCGGAGGCCTGGAGCTCGACGGCATCACCCACGCGGCGGACGGCAACGGCGGCGCGGGGGGCATCGGTGGAAACGGCGGCGCGGGATATGACGCCGCATCCGATTCCGGTGCTGCGCCCGGCCTCTCCGGCGGGCGCGGTGGTGCCGGCGGTGACGGTGGGGCTGGCGGTACCGGCGCGAGCGGAGGCGCGGGCGGTAATGCCGGGGACGGCGGCCGCGGCGGGGACGCGACGGGTGGGCTGGCGGGAACGGCCGGCGCCAACCCTGGTGACGCCGGAACCGCCGGGAAGGCCGGTGGCAACGGTGGGGCGGGAGGTGCCGGCGGGCACGGCGGCAATGGCGGCGCGGCGACCTTGTCGACCGGTACCGCCGGCGTCAACGGGAACGGCGGCGACGGTGGGGCGGGTGGTGATGCAGCGGCCGGCGGTGTGGGGGGCGACGGCGCCGCCGGCAGCGCGACCAACCGTGACGGCGGCAATGGCGGCGCGGCCGGTGACGCGGGCATCGCGGGCGGCGGCGGGACCGGCGGCGCGGCGGGGACCGGCGGGGCAGCCGGCACCGGCGTTGCGGGTTCGAACGGAGCCGACGGGTCAAACCCGGCGCCGGACGCCACCCACGGTGGCAAGGGCGGGGAGGGCTTCACGTCGACGACGCCCGGTGTGGCGGGTGGCGCGGGCGGTGCCGGCGGCAGCGGTGGAACCCGCGGTACCGGCGGGGCGGGCGGCGCCGGTGGCGACGGGGGTGAGGATGCGGCCGGTGGCCGGGGCGGCGCGGGCGGGGCCGGCGGGACGATAACCGGCGACGGCGGCGCCGGCGGCAACGGCGGTGCCGGGCAAGGCAGCGGCAATGGTGGTGACGGTGGAGCGGGCGGCCACGCCGGCGCGACCGGCAACGGTGGGCAGGGCGGCACCGGCGGTGACGGCACCGGAATCGCAGGAAGCACCGGCGGCTATGGCGGCGACGGCGGCGACGGCGGCACACAACGGGGTGACGGCGGCGCAGCCGGAAACGGCGGAGCAGACGGAGGCAGCGGCGGCAACGGCGGCGACGCCGTGGGCAGCGGCAACGGTGGCAACGGTGGCGACGGGACCGCGGGGGCTACCGGCGCGGACGGCGCCACCGCGATGCTGCCCGGTGGCGCCGGGGGAGACGGCGTCGCTGGCCAGACCGGCGGCACCGGCGGCATCGGGGGTGATGGCTCCGGTGCGGGCAACCACGGCGGCAAGGGCGGGGTCGGTGGCGCTGGTGGCAACGGCGGCAAGGGCGGCGACGGCGCCGACGGTGCCGCCGGCACTTTCGCTAACGGTGGTACCGGCTCTGGCGGCAACGGGGGCGCCGCGGGCAGTGGCGCGGCCGGCGGTGCCGGTGGCGCGGGCGGAGCCGGCGGGCAGGGCCTCAACGGTGCGACTGCCGGTCTGGCCGGTGGGGGCGGCGCCGGCGGCAATGGCGGTGACGCGGGCGTGGCCGCCGACGGCGGAGATGGCGCTGACGGCACCGCAGCACACCATGACGGTGGCAACGGCGGCAGTGGCGGTGCCACCGGCGGGGCCGGCGCGGCGGGTACGGGGGGATCTGGCTCCACACCCGGCGACGACGGCCACGCCGGCGCCGGGCCGTCGGGCCCGCAGGGCAACGGTGGCAACGCGGGCAACGGCTACGACGCAGCCAGCGATCCGGCCGCCCCGGCCGGCACGAGCGGCGGCAACGGTGGCACCGGCGGCACCGCCACTGCATTGGGAACCGGCGGCCTGGGTGGCAACGGCGGCGACGGCGCCACGGGCGCACGGGGTGTCGATGGTGCGCTCGCGGGCGCTGACGGCACGACCGGCGGCGCCGGCGGTAACGGCGGCAACGCCGGCTCCGGAGGCGCCGGAGGTGCCGGCAATGGCGCGGACGGCGTGGCCGGTCATGGTGGTGCCGGTGGTCGCGGTGGTGATGGTGCCGATGGTGCGGCAGGGGTGGCGTCGACACAGGCCGGGGTGGTTGGTGGTGCGGGTCAAGCCGGTGGCGCCGGCGGTGACGGCGGTGCCGGGGGCGCAGGTGGTTTGACCGCTGGTGGGGCGGCCAGTGGCTTCGACGGCGGGCAGGGTGCCGGCGGTGACGGGGGCGACGGCGGGGTGGGTGGCCGCGGGTTCGACGGGGTGACCGGTGGTGTCGGTACGGCCGGCGATGACGGGGTCAATGGCACCGCAACCCAGGCGAGCACGGCAGGTATCGCCGGTGGTGACGGTGTCGCCGGCGGGTCGGGCAGTGCCGGCGGTGTCGGTGGAGCCGGTGGTGCCGCCGGGCATGGGTCCACCGATGGGTTGCAGGGCCTCGGTGGTGTGGGTGGTGCCGGCGGCAACGGCGGGACCGGTGGGACCGGGGGTTCCGGAGGCAAGGGTGGCGATGGGTATGACGCGGCCTCAGATCTGGGTGCGGCGGCCGGGACCCGGGGTGGTGATGGCGCGGTCGGTGGTGCCGGCGGCGCCGGGGGCGCCGGGGGCGCGGCGGGCGCCGGTGGTGCCGGCGGTGTAGGTCGCGGTGGTCAGGCCGCCGCGGGGGCTGACGGCAGCGTCGGCAACCAGGCCGGCGGCGGGGTTGGTGGTAGCGGCGGATCCGGTGGCGATGGGTCGGTGGGTGCCCGGGGCGCTGATGGTGTCACTGCGGGCGCTGCCGGCTCTACCGGTGGGACCGGTGGTGGCGGCGGTAATGCCGCAGTCGGCGGTCTAGGCGGCCTCGGGGCCGGCGGCGTGCGCGCCGCCAGCGGTGCCGATGGGGTGGCTGGCCATGGTGGTGCCGGTGGCCGCGGTGGTGACGGCGCCGACGGTGCTACGGGTACGGCGTCGACGCAGTTCTTTGTGCCCGGTGGCGTGGGTCAAGACGGTGGTGCTGGTGGTGATGGGGGTGCTGGAGGCCTGGGTGGTTTGACCGCCGGTGGGACGGCCAGTGGCTTCGACGGCGCCCAGGGTGCCGGTGGTGATGGTGGCGACGGCGGCGTGGGTGGCCGCGGCTTCCATGGCACCGCCGGCGTCGTGGGGGCCTACGGCGGTGACGGGGCCAACGGCACCGCAACCCAGGCGAGCACGGCCGGTGTCGAGGGTGGTGTCGGTGGTACCGGTGGGACCGGCACGCAGGGCGGTGCGGGCGGCAATGGCGGTGCCGCTGGTCACGGTTCCACCGATGGGCTGCAGGGCCTCGGCGGTATCGGGGGCACCGGCGGCGATGGCGGCACCGGTGGTGTCGGCGGCAACGGCGGCAACGGTGGTGACGGCTACAACGCCGCGGCTGACCCGACCGCGGCGCCGGGGACCAACGGTGGTGACGGTGCGGCCGGTGGTGCCGGAGGCAACGGCGGTGCCGGAGGAGCCGGGGGCGCCGGCGGCGCCGGCGGCATCGGCCGAACAGGGCAGGCCGCCTCGGGCGGGCAGGGCGCGGCCGGGGGCCAGGGCGGCGCCGGCAGCGGCGGCGACGGAGGCAAGGGTGGTGACGGTGCGGCCGGCGGAATTGGGCAGACGGGCGCGAACGGTGGCACCGGCACCGTGGGGACAAGTGGAACCCCGAACGGCAGCACCGGGGAGACCGGACACACCGGTGGGCAAGGCCTGACCGGCGGTAAGGGCGGCAGCGGCGGTCAGGGCGGCGCGGCGGGCAGCGGGTCCACCACCGGCTCGGTGGGCCTCGGCGGCAAGGGTGGCAACGGCGGCACCGGAGGCACCGGTGGCACCGGCGGCAACGGCGGCACGGGCGGTGACGGCTATGACCAGACCGGCACCACCGGCCTGTCCGGCGGCAACGGTGGTGCCGGCGGTGTGGGCGGCACCGGCGGCGCGGGTGGCAGCGGCGGCCAGGCCGGCCTCGGCGGCCTGGACGGGGCCGGTGCCAACCAGGCGGCCTCGGGAATCGTTGGTGGCACCGGTTTGCAGGGGGCCGGCGGTAACGGCGGCCAGGGCGGCGCCGGCGGTGACGGCGCGACCGGCACCACCGGCGGCAACGGCAACGCCGGCGGCACCGGCATCGCCGGTACCGCCGGCACCCCGAACGGCGGCACCGGGGGCACCGGCGGCAACGGAGTCGACGGCGGAACCGGCGGCAACGGCGGAACCGGCGGTCAGGGTGGCGCCGCCGGAGTCGGGAGCACCAGTGGCAGCGTCGGCGCCGGCGGTAAGGGCGGCGACGCCGGCGATGGCGGTGCGGGTGGCGATGGCGGTGTCGGCGGCACCGGCGGCGCCGGTTACACCTCGCCGACCGCCAACGGCACCGACGGCGGAAACGGTGGAACCGGTGGCAGCGGCGGCAATGCCGGACACGGTGGTGCCGCCGGCACTGCCGGCAGTGGCGGTCTGAACGGAGCCGGCGTCAGCCCAGCCGCCTCCGGCGCCGGCGGCACGACCGGCAGCGACGGCCACGCCGGTGCCGGCGGCGACGGCGGTGTCGGCGGCAACGGCGCGCAGGGCACCGCCTCCGGCTCGGTGAACACCACGGCCGGGACCGGCGGCAAGGGCGGCACCGGCGGGAACGGCGGTCAGGGCGGCCTGGAGACCGACAACGCCACCCGCGCCCAGCAGGGCGACGGCGGCGACGGCGGCAACGGCGGCAAGGGCGGCGCCGGAAAGGACGGCGCCGACGGCACCAACATCGTCGTCACCGCCACCCCGCCGCAGACGGGCGGTACTGCCGGCGCGGGCGGTGTCGGTGGCACCGGCGGAGACGGATTCAACGCCGGCAACGGCGGCCAGGGCGGTGTGGGCGGCACCGGCGGTACCGGCGGTGACGGCGCCGATGCCTTGGCCAGTCTTCTCGGGCCGCAGGTGGGTGGCACCGGCGGTGTCGGCGGTGTCGGCGGTGTCGGTGGTGTGGCCGGAACGGCTAACGGCGGAGCCGCCGGTAGCAACGGTGACGGCGGCAACGGCGGAGTCGGTGGCGACGGCGGCAAGGGCGGAAGCGTTCTGCTCGGCGTGATCGGCGCGGGCGCCCAGGGCGGGACCGGTGGCAACGGCGGGGTGGCCGGAGTGGGCGGCGGCAGCGGGGCCGGCCAAGGAGCCGCCGGGGTCAGCGGCGCCGGCGGTGACGGCGGGCACGGAGGCGACTCGGCCATCACCATCGTCGGAGCCAGCGGGGGACTCGGCGGCACGGGCGGCACCGGCGGGGCAGCCGCCAACCAGGCCGACAGTGTTGCCGGCCAAGGCGGCGCGGGCGGGCACGGCGGTGACGGCCTGGCCGGAACCATCGGCGGCGGCAAGGGCGGTACCGGCGGAAACGGTGGTGTGGCGAGCAACGCTGCTGGCAGCATCGGCGGCCAGGGCGGAACGGGTGGCACTGGCGGCACCAACCTCGCCGGTCTGGCAGTCGGCAGCGCCGGTGGCACTGGCGGTACCGGTGGCGCCGCCGGGAGCGGCGTCAACAGCGTCGGCGGCCAGGGCGGTACCGGTGGAACCGGTGGCAGCAACGTCGCCGGTGCCTTGTCCGGCGGCGCGGGCGGCTCCGGTGGGACCGGCGGGGCCGGCGGCAGCGGGATCGGCAGTATCGGCGGTGCCGGCGGCACCGGCGGCACCGGCGGTGACAACCTCCTCGGTGTCGCCCCGGGCAGCACCGGCGGCTCCGGTGGCACCGGTGGTGCCTCCGGGACCGCAGCCGGAAGCACCGGCGGCGCCGGCGGGACCGGCGGAGCCGGCGGCGGCAATGCCTTGAGCGTCTTGGGCGGTGACGGGGGCTCCGGCGGTAAGGGGGGTGCCGGCAGCGCGCCGGGCACCATAGGTGGCGACGGCGGCGACGGCGGCGCGGCCGGTGGCGACTTCATCGGTGTCCTCACCGGCTCCGGCGGCACCGGAGGTACCGGAGGAAACGGCAATGGGGCACCGGGCGGCACCGGCGGCGACGGTGGCTCGGCAGGCGGGACGGCAGGCCAGCCCGGCAGCGCGCCGAGTGGAAGCACGGGCGGGGCCGGCGGCGCCGGCGCGCCTGGGCACATCGTCGGCGGATAG
- a CDS encoding EstA family serine hydrolase — MVLKVKVPQDLIGGDVDVGYGKVADAFRANFAAGREVGAAVAVYRDGVKVVDLWGGYRDGVTRAPWQQDTMVNVFSSTKGVAALTVALAVSRGLFGYDDTVATHWPEFAQAGKGDVTIRQLLGHQAGLSSLKPAPNLADVAAPDRLAPMLAAQKPLWAPGTRHGYHAISLGWYESELIRRTDPAGRTLGRYFADEIARPLGLNLHIGLPTSVTRDQVALLHQWKRAESLLHLNVMPAALVAASFNPFGLLGRASSLPRDIKPWDGDYNRDEVRAVEIPSANGIGSASAIARLYGAAATSDPVLPLSPDVHDELTAMPAPPSRGERDKVLGVEVVFSLGLSKPAFASAFGSSDRAYGTPGFGGSFGFADPDTGIGYSYVMNRLGFHLYSDPRELALRQALFRDVLGTRLQS; from the coding sequence ATGGTGCTCAAGGTCAAGGTTCCCCAGGATCTGATCGGCGGCGACGTCGATGTGGGCTACGGCAAGGTCGCCGATGCGTTCCGGGCCAACTTTGCAGCAGGCCGGGAGGTGGGCGCCGCGGTCGCGGTGTATCGCGACGGCGTCAAAGTCGTTGACCTGTGGGGCGGCTACCGCGACGGGGTTACGCGTGCACCATGGCAGCAGGACACCATGGTCAACGTCTTCTCCAGCACCAAGGGTGTGGCGGCCCTGACCGTGGCACTGGCCGTCTCGCGGGGACTGTTCGGCTACGACGACACGGTGGCAACCCATTGGCCGGAGTTCGCCCAGGCCGGCAAGGGGGACGTCACGATCCGCCAATTGCTGGGCCATCAGGCCGGGCTGAGCTCGCTGAAGCCCGCACCCAATCTGGCCGATGTCGCCGCCCCGGATCGACTGGCGCCCATGCTCGCCGCGCAGAAACCGCTGTGGGCGCCCGGCACCCGGCACGGCTATCACGCGATCTCGTTGGGCTGGTACGAATCCGAACTCATCCGTCGCACCGACCCGGCGGGTCGCACCTTGGGCCGGTACTTCGCCGACGAGATCGCTCGGCCACTCGGACTGAACCTGCACATCGGCCTGCCCACCTCGGTAACCCGCGATCAAGTGGCGTTGCTGCACCAGTGGAAGCGCGCAGAGTCGCTACTGCACCTCAATGTGATGCCGGCGGCCCTGGTGGCGGCATCGTTCAATCCGTTCGGGCTGCTGGGACGGGCGAGTTCCCTGCCCCGTGACATCAAACCCTGGGACGGCGACTACAACCGCGACGAGGTGCGTGCCGTGGAGATCCCGTCGGCCAACGGGATCGGCTCCGCCTCGGCGATCGCGCGGCTCTACGGCGCTGCCGCAACCTCGGATCCGGTGCTACCGCTGAGCCCCGATGTGCACGACGAACTCACCGCGATGCCGGCACCACCATCTCGCGGAGAACGCGACAAGGTCTTGGGTGTGGAGGTGGTGTTCTCGCTGGGGTTGTCCAAGCCGGCGTTCGCCTCGGCCTTCGGTTCCTCGGACAGGGCTTATGGCACACCGGGTTTCGGTGGTTCTTTCGGATTCGCCGATCCCGACACCGGCATCGGTTACTCGTATGTGATGAACCGCTTGGGTTTTCACCTCTACAGCGATCCTCGCGAACTCGCGCTGCGCCAGGCCTTATTCCGCGACGTGTTGGGCACCCGGCTGCAGTCCTGA